A window of Cellulomonas wangleii genomic DNA:
GTCGTTGATGAACATCCGCACGTAGTGCAGACCGACCCACTCCTCGCCGAAGATCGAGCCGCCGGGCCGGAACCGCCGGAACGCGATGACGTTCCCGAACATCGGCAGGTAGCGGAAGATCAGGAAGAAGACCAGCGGCAGGACCAGCAGCGAGTAGAGCTGCCAGTCGCGGCGCAGCGCGCGCCGCCAGGTCCTGTGCCCGGCACGACGTCGGCGGGCTGCCCGGCCGCCGGGCCCCGAGGGGCCGGCGGTGGCGGAGTGCGCCGCAGCGGCTGCCGTCGGGTCCTGGAGCGCCGCCTGGGGAGCGCCCCCGGCGACGGTCACACCGTCCGTGGACATGGCTTCACCACCCTTCGGGTGAGAGGAACGCCCCGAGGGCGGTCCGGAGGTGACGGCCATGGCCGTGCGGCGACGGACCGGGCGGAGCCGGGTGCACGTCCTGCTGCTGCGCCTGCATCGATCTCCACGCCCTCGTGGCCGAAAATGTGTCGACGGACGATCCCGTCGCCGTGTGGCCGCCACGTTAGGCAAACGTTTGCGGTGCGTCAACCCGCGTGACCGAACCGAGACCCGGCAGCGTGCGTCCCGGCCGCCGACGCACATCTCGGACAGACCCCTGCGGCCGGTGCTACCGTCGCTCTCGAAACTTGCGAACCCGTCCCGGGTGCGCCGCGCCGGCACCCGGCCGACGCGAGGGGGCCCCGGTCAGAGGAGAGCACGTGACCACGTCCAGCGACGGCGGTCGGAACGTCACCATCGCGGAGATCGCGGCGCTCGCCGGGGTGTCGGTCCCGACGGTGTCGAAGGTGCTCAACGGGCGCGCCGACGTCGCCGCCGGCACCCGCACCCGCGTCGAGGCGATCCTCGAGGAGCACAGCTACCGGCGCCGCCGCGGGCGCGGGGCGGGCGACCCCAACCTGATCGACCTGGTGTTCAACCACATCGACAACGCGTGGGCGCAGGAGGTCATCAAGGGCGTCGAGGACGCGGCCGCCGCACGGCGCGTCGGCGTGGTCCTGTCCGAGCTCGGCGGCGCGCACCGCCCGCAGCAGGAGCTCATCGACGACATCCTCGCCCGTCGGCCGCTGGGCGTGCTGCTGGTCCTGTCCAGCCTGGACGCCACGCAGCGGCACCAGCTCGAGTCCCGCTCGATCCCGTTCGTCGTGGTCGACACGTTCGGCGAGCCGCCCGCGGGCGTCCCGACCGTCGGGTCGAACAACTGGAACGGCGGGCTCATCGCCACCCGGCACCTGCTGTCCCTCGGGCACCGCCGGGTGGGCGTCATCGCCGGCCCGGCCGACGTGCTGTGCTCCCGGGCCCGCGTCGACGGGTACCGCAGCGCGCTGGAGGAGGCGGGGATCCGCCCCGACCCGTCGCTGGTCCGCTGGGGCGACTTCCACGTGACCGGTGGGTACGAGCACGGCCTCGAGCTGCTGTCGCGCGCCGACCGGCCCACCGCGATCTTCGCCGGCTCGGACTACCAGAGCCTGGGCGTCATGCGGGCGGTGCGCGAGCTGGGCCTGTCGATCCCCGAGGACGTCTCCGTCGTCGGGTACGACGACATCCCGCTCGCGCAGTGGCTCGGCCCGTCCCTGACCACGGTGCGCCAGCCGCTGCGGGAGATGGCCGGGACAGCGACCGAGATGGTCCTCAGCCTGGCCGCCGGCCAGCGGCCCGCGAACCTGCGGATCGACCTGGCGACCGAGCTCGTCGTGCGCGAGTCCACCGCACCGGCCCCCGCCGGCACGGTGTAGACCCGGGCCTCACTCCCCCACGACGACGACCGGCACCCCCGGTCGCAGCGTCACGTGGCGCCGCGCGTCACCCTCGCGCACGTCGACCACTCCGGGGCGGTCCGCCGTGAGGACCGCTCGCACCACCCGACCGTCGCGCCACCGCAGGTCGGCGAGCCGCAGACCCCCGCGCAGCCGCAGCCCCTGCACCCGACCGGTGGGCCACACCGCGGGCAGCGCCGGCAGCAGGTGCACCTCGCGCACACCGTCCGCACCGCGGTGGTGCGCCTGCACCAGCGCCTCGGCCACGCCGGCGGTGAACCCGAGGTTCCCGTCGATCTGGAACGGCGGGTGCGCACACAGCAACGAGCGGTACACCCCGCCGCGCCGACCACCGTCGGGAGGGTCGCCGAGGCCCTCCCCTCGGTCCGCGTCGACGGGGTGCAGGAAGGCGTCGACGAGCGTCGCGACGCCCGCGGGGTCCCGCAGCCGCGCCCGCAGCGCCAGCCGCCACGCGAGCGACCACCCCGTCGAGTCCGGGCCGCGCGCGTCCAGCGTGCGCGTCGCGGCGGCCGCCAGCCCCGGTGCGGTGTCCGGGTCGAGCGACGTGCCGGGGAACACCCGGTACAGGTGCGACTGGTGACGGTGGCCCGGCTCGGCGTCCGCGACGTCCGTGTGCCACTCGGCCAGACGCCCGTCCGCCCCCACCCGCTCGGTGGGCAGCCGGTCCAGCGCACCGTCGACGTCCGCGCGCAGGTCCTCGTCGCGGTCGCCCACGACCGGCGCCAGGCGTCGCACGTGCTCCAGCAGGTCCCGGACGATCGCCAGGTCGGCCGTGGTCGACACCGACACCGACGCGGGCCGCCCGTCGGGCAGGAGGTAGAGGTTCTCCGGGCTGGTGGCCGGCGACGTGCCGAGCGTGCCGTCGGGCAGCTCCACCAGCAGGTCGAGCACCGCGCGGGCCGCGCCACGCACCACGGGCCAGTGTCGGCGCAGCGCGTCGACGTCACCGGTCCAGTCGTGGTGGTCGACCACGTGCCGCGCGAGCCACGCCCCGCCCAGCGGCCAGGACGACCAGCTCGCCGAGTCCTGGCCGCGGCCGGTAGGCCCCGTGAAGCACCAGGGGTCGCTGTTGTGGTGGGCCACCCAGCCGCCCACGTCGTACAGCGTGCGGGCCGTGCCCGCGCCCGCGACGGCCAGCCGGTCCAACCAGCCCAGCAGCGGCTCGTGGCACTCCGCGAGGTCGCCGACCAGGGTGGGCCAGTAGTTCATCTCCGTGTTGATGTTGATCGTGTAGTTCGAGCTCCACGGCGGGCGCACCCGGTCGTTCCAGATGCCCTGCAGGTTCAGCGGCAGGGTGCCGGGACGGGAGCCCGCGACCGTCAGGTAGCGACCGTGCTGGAACGCGAGCACCGCCAGGTGCGGGTCCGCCTCGCCCCGTGCGTGCCGCACCAGCCGCGCGTCCAGCGGCAGGTCCGGCACGGGGACGTCGGTCAGCTCGAGGTGGACGCGCCCCATCAGCGCGGCGTGGTCGGCGACGTGCCGCGCCGCGATCCCCTCGACGTCGGCGAGCGCCCGTCCCAGCGACGCGAGCGCGTCGGCCGTCACGCGCGGGCGGTCGCCGTGCAGCGTGCCGGTGGCGGTGTCGTGGTCGGAGGCCGTGGTGAGCAGCACCCGCACGCGGCGGGCCCCGCGCACCTCGACGACATCGTCGACCACGCGCGCGGACGCCCCGGGGCCGTCCACGAGCACGGCGAGCGCGACGGCCGCGTGCACCGCCGGGCCGCCGTACCGGACCGGGTCGGGCGCCTGCACCCAGTCGGGCAGCACGTGCGCGGGCATGTCGACGGTGGCCACGACCACGGCCGCCCGGGGGTCCGGCGCGGTGCCGTCGCCGGGTGCGGGGTCGGAGCCGGGTGCGGGCGGCGTCGCGGGTGCCGTGGCCCACGGGTGCGGCGTGGTCAGACGCACCTGCGCGTCGGCGGCCGGGCCGGTGCGCTCCAGCAGCAGCGCGCCGTCCGGGTGGCTCACCAGCACGTCCTGCCGCCACGCGGCGCCCGCGCCGGACCGCCAGCCCGTCGTGACGACCCCGGTGCCGAGGTCCAGCGTCCGCCGGTACCCCGTGCCGCCTGCGGCCTCGGGCTGGTCCAGCAGCACGTCGACCAGCGGCTGGTACGCCTGCACCCAGCCGCTCTGGAGCCGCGCGAGCTCCGCCTCCGCCGCGAGCGGGTCGCCCGCGGCCAGCAGCTCGCGCGCCCGCCGGACCACCTCCGGTGCACCGCCGGCCGGCAGGGGCCCGACCGGCTGCGGCGGTCCGTCCAGCGGCGCGCCGGACCAGCACGCGTCGTCGTTCACGTGCAGGCGCTCGTGGTCGGTACCGCCGCGGACCATGGCCCCGAGCCGCCCGTTGCCCACCGGGAAGGCGTCGGTCCAGGTGCCCGCCGGGGCGTCGAGCCGCAGGACGAGACCGGGTGCGTCGGTCGCGCTCCCCGTCGTCGTCCCGTCCGCCGTGCCGTCCGCGGTCGTGGTGTCGATCACGCCCACACCCAACCACCCCCGCCGCGAGCCCCTTCGTCCCCGCGCGGGGCGTGTCGCCCGGGGTGGCAGGATCGAGCGGTGCACGTCGCCTTCCACGAACCGCGGATCCCCGGCAACACCGGCAACGCCATCCGCATGTGCGCGGGCACCGGGGCGACCCTCCACCTCGTCGAGCCGCTCGGCTTCGAGCTGTCGGAGGCCCGGCTGCGCCGTGCCGGCCTCGACTACCACGACCTCGCCCACGTCGTCGTGCACCCCGACCTCGAGGCGCTGCTGGCGGCGCTGCCCGGCTCCCGCGTGCTGGCGTTCACCACCGGCGCCACCCGCCGGTACACCGACGTGGACTGGCGCGACGACGACGTCCTGCTGTTCGGGCCGGAGCCCACGGGCCTGTCCGCCGCCGTCCTGGACCACCCGCGCGTGACCGACCGGGTGCGGATCCCGATGCTGCCGGGCCGCCGGTCGATGAACCTGTCGAACGCGGCGGCGGTCGCCACGTACGAGGCGTGGCGCGTGCTGGGCTTCCCCGGCGGCGAGTGAGACCCGCGCGCCGTCGGGACCCCGTGGCACCCTGACCGCATGATCACGACCCGCCCCGTCCTCACCGGCACGTTCGGCATGGTCGCCTCGACGCACTGGCTGGCGAGCGCCGTGGGCATGCGGGTGCTGGAGGCGGGGGGCAACGCGTTCGACGCGGCGGCGGCCGCCGGGTTCACGCTGTCCGTCGTCGAGCCGCACCTCAACGGCCCCGGCGGCGACGCCCCGGTCATCGGCCACCGCGCGGCGGACGGCCGCACGTTCGTGGTGTGCGGGCAGGGGGTGGTGCCCGCGGGGGCCACGACCGCGGCGTACCGGGACCTGGGCGTCACCGAGGTCCCGGGCACCGGGCACCTCGCGGCGGTCGTCCCCGGCGCCTTCGGGGCCTGGCTCGACCTGCTGGCGCGCTACGGCACCCTGCCCCTGGCCGACGTGCTCGGTCCGGCGGTCGGGTACGCCCGCGACGGGTACCCGCTGGTGCCGGCGGCGGCGCGCACCATCGCGACGGTCGCGGAGATGTTCCGCACGCACTGGCCGAGCAGCGCCGAGGTGTACCTGCCCGGCGGGGCCGTCCCGGCCGCGGGCGCACGGTTCGCCAACCCGCAGCTCGCGGGCACGTTCGAGCGGCTGCTGGCCGAGGCGGCCGCTGCGGGTGCGGACCGCGAGGCGCAGATCGAGGCAGCGCGCCGCGCGTTCTACGAGGGGTTCGTCGCGCAGGCCGTGGACGCGTTCGTCACCGGCACCCCGGTCATGGACGCGACGGGCCGCGCGCACACCGGGTTCCTGCGGGCCGACGACCTGGCCGCGTGGCACGCCACCGAGGAGCCGACCGTCGCGGTGCCGTTCGCAGGCGTGGAGGTCCACAAGACGGGGCCGTGGGGCCAAGGGCCCGTGCTGCTGCAGCAGCTGCGGGTGCTCGAGGCGCTGGGCGTGGCCGACCTGGTCCGCGACGCCGTGGCCCGGGTCGACGTGCCCGGGCCGACGGCCGACCTGGTGCACGTGGTGGTGGAGGTGGCCAAGCTCGCCATGGCCGACCGCGACGCCTGGTACGGCGACAGCGCCCCGGTGCCCCTGGCCACCCTGCTGTCGCCCGCGTACGCGGCCGAGCGCGCGCGGCTGGTGGGACCGGTCGCCGACGGCGGGTTCCGGCCCGGCAGCCCGGACGGCCGCGCCCCGCGGCTCGCGGCTGCGCTGGTCGCCGCACGGGCGGCGGCGGACGCCGGTGCGGCGCCCCGGCTCGACGTCGGGCTCGGCGAGCCGACCGTCTCGCCGATCGGCCTCAGCCCGGGCGACACGTGCCACGTCGACGTGGTGGACCGGTGGGGCAACCGGGTGTCGGCCACGCCGTCCGGCGGGTGGCTGCAGTCGAGCCCGGTGGTGCCCGGCCTGGGGTTCTCGCTGCCGACGCGTGCGCAGATGTGCTGGGTCGAGGACGGGCTGCCCGCGAGCCTGCTGCCCGGCCGCCGGCCGCGGACGACCCTGAGCCCGGGACTCGTGCTCGGCGACGGCCACGGCTTCGCGTTCGGGACGCCCGGCGGGGACCAGCAGGACCAGTGGACGGTGCCGTTCCTGCTGCGCCACCTGCTCGGCGGGCTGGACCTGCAGGCCGCGATCGACGCGCCCACCTGGCACTCGTCGCACGTGCACCAGTCGTTCCACCCCCGGTCGCACACCCCGCGGGGCCTGGTGGCGGAGCAGCGCCTGGGGGCGGACGTCCGCACGGCGCTGGCCGCGCGGGGGCACGCGGTGCAGGAGGCGGCGCCGTGGTCACTCGGTCGGCTCAGTGCGGCCGGCGTGGGTCCCGACGGTCTGCTGCGCGCGGCGGCGGACCCGCGGGGGCAGCAGGGGTACGCCGCAGGGCGATGACTGGGGCGCGTCGAATGCTGTGACACGCAGCCTCCAGC
This region includes:
- a CDS encoding LacI family DNA-binding transcriptional regulator; the encoded protein is MTTSSDGGRNVTIAEIAALAGVSVPTVSKVLNGRADVAAGTRTRVEAILEEHSYRRRRGRGAGDPNLIDLVFNHIDNAWAQEVIKGVEDAAAARRVGVVLSELGGAHRPQQELIDDILARRPLGVLLVLSSLDATQRHQLESRSIPFVVVDTFGEPPAGVPTVGSNNWNGGLIATRHLLSLGHRRVGVIAGPADVLCSRARVDGYRSALEEAGIRPDPSLVRWGDFHVTGGYEHGLELLSRADRPTAIFAGSDYQSLGVMRAVRELGLSIPEDVSVVGYDDIPLAQWLGPSLTTVRQPLREMAGTATEMVLSLAAGQRPANLRIDLATELVVRESTAPAPAGTV
- a CDS encoding glycoside hydrolase family 95 protein codes for the protein MIDTTTADGTADGTTTGSATDAPGLVLRLDAPAGTWTDAFPVGNGRLGAMVRGGTDHERLHVNDDACWSGAPLDGPPQPVGPLPAGGAPEVVRRARELLAAGDPLAAEAELARLQSGWVQAYQPLVDVLLDQPEAAGGTGYRRTLDLGTGVVTTGWRSGAGAAWRQDVLVSHPDGALLLERTGPAADAQVRLTTPHPWATAPATPPAPGSDPAPGDGTAPDPRAAVVVATVDMPAHVLPDWVQAPDPVRYGGPAVHAAVALAVLVDGPGASARVVDDVVEVRGARRVRVLLTTASDHDTATGTLHGDRPRVTADALASLGRALADVEGIAARHVADHAALMGRVHLELTDVPVPDLPLDARLVRHARGEADPHLAVLAFQHGRYLTVAGSRPGTLPLNLQGIWNDRVRPPWSSNYTININTEMNYWPTLVGDLAECHEPLLGWLDRLAVAGAGTARTLYDVGGWVAHHNSDPWCFTGPTGRGQDSASWSSWPLGGAWLARHVVDHHDWTGDVDALRRHWPVVRGAARAVLDLLVELPDGTLGTSPATSPENLYLLPDGRPASVSVSTTADLAIVRDLLEHVRRLAPVVGDRDEDLRADVDGALDRLPTERVGADGRLAEWHTDVADAEPGHRHQSHLYRVFPGTSLDPDTAPGLAAAATRTLDARGPDSTGWSLAWRLALRARLRDPAGVATLVDAFLHPVDADRGEGLGDPPDGGRRGGVYRSLLCAHPPFQIDGNLGFTAGVAEALVQAHHRGADGVREVHLLPALPAVWPTGRVQGLRLRGGLRLADLRWRDGRVVRAVLTADRPGVVDVREGDARRHVTLRPGVPVVVVGE
- a CDS encoding tRNA (cytidine(34)-2'-O)-methyltransferase, whose translation is MHVAFHEPRIPGNTGNAIRMCAGTGATLHLVEPLGFELSEARLRRAGLDYHDLAHVVVHPDLEALLAALPGSRVLAFTTGATRRYTDVDWRDDDVLLFGPEPTGLSAAVLDHPRVTDRVRIPMLPGRRSMNLSNAAAVATYEAWRVLGFPGGE
- a CDS encoding gamma-glutamyltransferase family protein codes for the protein MITTRPVLTGTFGMVASTHWLASAVGMRVLEAGGNAFDAAAAAGFTLSVVEPHLNGPGGDAPVIGHRAADGRTFVVCGQGVVPAGATTAAYRDLGVTEVPGTGHLAAVVPGAFGAWLDLLARYGTLPLADVLGPAVGYARDGYPLVPAAARTIATVAEMFRTHWPSSAEVYLPGGAVPAAGARFANPQLAGTFERLLAEAAAAGADREAQIEAARRAFYEGFVAQAVDAFVTGTPVMDATGRAHTGFLRADDLAAWHATEEPTVAVPFAGVEVHKTGPWGQGPVLLQQLRVLEALGVADLVRDAVARVDVPGPTADLVHVVVEVAKLAMADRDAWYGDSAPVPLATLLSPAYAAERARLVGPVADGGFRPGSPDGRAPRLAAALVAARAAADAGAAPRLDVGLGEPTVSPIGLSPGDTCHVDVVDRWGNRVSATPSGGWLQSSPVVPGLGFSLPTRAQMCWVEDGLPASLLPGRRPRTTLSPGLVLGDGHGFAFGTPGGDQQDQWTVPFLLRHLLGGLDLQAAIDAPTWHSSHVHQSFHPRSHTPRGLVAEQRLGADVRTALAARGHAVQEAAPWSLGRLSAAGVGPDGLLRAAADPRGQQGYAAGR